One window of Magallana gigas chromosome 2, xbMagGiga1.1, whole genome shotgun sequence genomic DNA carries:
- the LOC105328042 gene encoding uncharacterized protein isoform X4 has product MRSLQSCEQVKGMATSKEPIRQLLSRPEIKEKSKNLPKDYFTNAQHQYQNLLDYLRKLQQDYPDKAKTLKRTGKSTRTKKEDFSAALTKDKEISALYTVLNTTESKEEEWDEFYYLLNARYLLKEAYGHDAKASSAFSDRQTMGTVLGSGNNPTHQNIEGRPHSQSTQLQKDNHHLPTHQSAHTEKMTPHTTKADGHAKASPTSSDRQTMGIVLGSGNNPTHKNTEGRPDSQSYTEGMAIASDKTKNISDFQKTYHVCSVEPGRQKPEQPTKTGKSEIQPTVKAGKPERQQTDSSSGDIVKTGSEIGRPISQLLLRNSSKEAENEYQILLDGQKEMLKARQMLQTNKKFEKSDIEDITDEQRKKSPVLYEYLKKTFENIKDESQDLVKRALSEYIILTAYNHSANKKAKGASAAAPNFSKKDVPCASVNNVNKISQSEYANLKPIQKALNKLKLTCTDLTAAENQYYQLFKRDENFKRRFPEQHRELQVFMTDPEECAIASYKALYYALRRLQKTDSLYREAWEEFFFLITSEQQFIIAESCGKLTKTVYNKHSDTMVIPRKSYEELQNELVEKIKQIDELTSRLSKFASQQLTAGNPNIADLSDKHRPTKIGEFYSELYDNEWSEAFEVIKPLVYPNATEDPDTEYFEEVLRILKTILMAAYEFSAERTEKHLEDIKLTLLGTITDQEKDKAKGTEYDRFVTEHAMKYRKEAAAYAIKVASKAFKRDGLQKFLKQKSEDPKLLAYVDKCVELTWYMRIQDPPMHLHCLQEKETISKAEFAFHGRKGKTTLVCVWPALLLFEGGHLVTKGHVLPEE; this is encoded by the exons ATGAGAAGCTTG caGAGCTGCGAACAGGTTAAAGGAATGGCAACTTCTAAGGAACCAATCAGACAACTTCTGAGTCGCCCTGAAATAAAAGAGAAGAGTAAAAATCTACCAAAAGATTACTTTACGAATGCTCAGCATCAGTATCAAAACCTTCTTGATTATCTCCGAAAGCTACAACAAGACTACCCAGACAAG GCCAAGACGTTAAAGAGAACAGGAAAATCAACTAGAACAAAGAAGGAAGACTTTAGCGCAGCTTTAACAAAGGATAAAGAGATATCTGCTTTATACACTGTGTTGAATACGACAGAATCAAAAGAGGAAGAGTGGGACGAGTTTTATTATCTTTTGAATGCAAGATACCTCTTAAAAGAG GCTTATGGTCATGATGCAAAAGCATCCTCTGCCTTTTCTGATAGACAGACAATGGGCACCGTTTTAGGATCAGGCAACAACCCCACCCATCAGAATATAGAAGGTCGTCCCCACTCACAGTCTACACAG CTTCAAAAAGATAACCACCATTTGCCCACACATCAATCCGCGCACACAGAGAAGATGACACCCCACACAACAAAA GCTGATGGTCATGCAAAAGCATCTCCTACTAGTTCTGACAGACAGACAATGGGCATCGTTTTAGGATCAGGCAACAACCCAACCCATAAGAATACAGAAGGTCGTCCTGATTCACAGTCTTATACAGAG GGAATGGCGATTGCTTCTGATAAGACCAAGAACATTTCTGATTTCCAAAAAACATACCATGTATGTTCAGTAGAACCTGGAAGACAAAAACCAGAACAGCCGACTAAAACAGGAAAGTCTGAAATCCAACCAACGGTTAAAGCAGGAAAGCCAGAAAGACAACAAACAGAT AGTTCCTCTGGAGATATCGTCAAAACTGGGAGCGAAATAGGAAGGCCAATATCTCAACTTCTTTTAAGGAACAGTTCGAAAGAAGCTGAAAACGAGTACCAGATACTTCTAGATGGTCAAAAAGAAATGCTCAAAGCTCGTCAGATGTTACAG acaaataaaaaatttgaaaagtcaGATATCGAAGACATAACAGATGAACAGAGAAAAAAATCACCAGTTTTATATGAGTATCTGAAGAAAACATTCGAGAACATAAAAGACGAATCACAAGATTTAGTTAAAAGGGCATTGTCTGAATACATAATTTTAACTGCATATAATCATTCAGCAAATAAGAAAGCAAAGGGG GCGTCGGCCGCTGCAcccaatttttcgaaaaaagaTGTGCCTTGTGCCTCGGTCAATAATGTGAATAAAATATCACAATCGGAGTATGCAAACTTGAAGCCAATACAGAAGGCATTGAATAAACTTAAACTGACTTGTACAGATTTGACGGCGGCAGAAAACCAGTATTATCAGTTGTTCAAACGAGAcgaaaactttaaaaggagaTTTCCTGAACAA CACAGAGAACTGCAAGTTTTCATGACAGATCCTGAAGAATGTGCTATAGCTTCTTACAAAGCTTTGTATTATGCTCTGAGAAGGTTACAAAAAACTGATTCCTTATATAGAGAGGCGTGGGAGGAATTcttttttcttataacatccGAACAACAATTTATTATTGCAGAAAGCTGTGGCAAA CTTACCAAGACCGTTTATAACAAACATAGCGATACTATGGTGATTCCACGCAAATCATACGAAGAGCTTCAAAATGAACTCGTGGAGAAAATTAAACAGATCGACGAATTGACAtcaag ATTAAGCAAGTTTGCTAGCCAGCAGCTGACGGCGGGCAATCCTAACATAGCAGACCTGAGTGACAAGCATCGGCCTACAAAGATTGGCGAGTTCTACAGTGAGCTGTACGACAACGAGTGGTCGGAGGCGTTCGAAGTGATCAAACCCCTGGTATACCCTAACGCTACTGAGGATCCAGACACCGAGTATTTTGAAGAAGTCCTCCGGATtctaaaaactattttaatg GCTGCGTATGAGTTTTCTGCTGAGAGAACAGAAAAACATCTCGAAGACATTAAACTAACATTACTTGGAACTATAACGGACCAG GAAAAAGATAAAGCAAAAGGAACAGAGTACGACCGGTTTGTGACTGAACACGCCATGAAGTACAGGAAGGAGGCAGCGGCTTACGCCATCAAAGTGGCCTCAAAG gCGTTCAAACGGGATGGTTTGCAGAAATTCTTAAAGCAGAAATCGGAGGATCCCAAATTACTTGCTTACGTCGACAAATGCGTCGAACTAACATGGTATATGCGCATTCAAGATCCACCAATGCACTTACATTGTCTTCAAGAAAAGGAAACAATTTCTAAAGCTGAGTTTGCATTTCACGGACGAAAGGGGAAAACCACTTTGGTGTGTGTTTGGCCCGCCCTGCTCCTCTTTGAAGGTGGTCATTTGGTGACAAAAGGTCATGTTTTGCCAGAGGAGTAA
- the LOC105328042 gene encoding uncharacterized protein isoform X6 — MHTEKMTPHTTKAYGHDAKASSAFSDRQTMGTVLGSGNNPTHQNIEGRPHSQSTQLQKDNHHLPTHQSAHTEKMTPHTTKADGHAKASPTSSDRQTMGIVLGSGNNPTHKNTEGRPDSQSYTEGMAIASDKTKNISDFQKTYHVCSVEPGRQKPEQPTKTGKSEIQPTVKAGKPERQQTDSSSGDIVKTGSEIGRPISQLLLRNSSKEAENEYQILLDGQKEMLKARQMLQTNKKFEKSDIEDITDEQRKKSPVLYEYLKKTFENIKDESQDLVKRALSEYIILTAYNHSANKKAKGASAAAPNFSKKDVPCASVNNVNKISQSEYANLKPIQKALNKLKLTCTDLTAAENQYYQLFKRDENFKRRFPEQHRELQVFMTDPEECAIASYKALYYALRRLQKTDSLYREAWEEFFFLITSEQQFIIAESCGKLTKTVYNKHSDTMVIPRKSYEELQNELVEKIKQIDELTSRLSKFASQQLTAGNPNIADLSDKHRPTKIGEFYSELYDNEWSEAFEVIKPLVYPNATEDPDTEYFEEVLRILKTILMAAYEFSAERTEKHLEDIKLTLLGTITDQEKDKAKGTEYDRFVTEHAMKYRKEAAAYAIKVASKAFKRDGLQKFLKQKSEDPKLLAYVDKCVELTWYMRIQDPPMHLHCLQEKETISKAEFAFHGRKGKTTLVCVWPALLLFEGGHLVTKGHVLPEE, encoded by the exons ATGCACACAGAGAAGATGACACCACACACAACAAAA GCTTATGGTCATGATGCAAAAGCATCCTCTGCCTTTTCTGATAGACAGACAATGGGCACCGTTTTAGGATCAGGCAACAACCCCACCCATCAGAATATAGAAGGTCGTCCCCACTCACAGTCTACACAG CTTCAAAAAGATAACCACCATTTGCCCACACATCAATCCGCGCACACAGAGAAGATGACACCCCACACAACAAAA GCTGATGGTCATGCAAAAGCATCTCCTACTAGTTCTGACAGACAGACAATGGGCATCGTTTTAGGATCAGGCAACAACCCAACCCATAAGAATACAGAAGGTCGTCCTGATTCACAGTCTTATACAGAG GGAATGGCGATTGCTTCTGATAAGACCAAGAACATTTCTGATTTCCAAAAAACATACCATGTATGTTCAGTAGAACCTGGAAGACAAAAACCAGAACAGCCGACTAAAACAGGAAAGTCTGAAATCCAACCAACGGTTAAAGCAGGAAAGCCAGAAAGACAACAAACAGAT AGTTCCTCTGGAGATATCGTCAAAACTGGGAGCGAAATAGGAAGGCCAATATCTCAACTTCTTTTAAGGAACAGTTCGAAAGAAGCTGAAAACGAGTACCAGATACTTCTAGATGGTCAAAAAGAAATGCTCAAAGCTCGTCAGATGTTACAG acaaataaaaaatttgaaaagtcaGATATCGAAGACATAACAGATGAACAGAGAAAAAAATCACCAGTTTTATATGAGTATCTGAAGAAAACATTCGAGAACATAAAAGACGAATCACAAGATTTAGTTAAAAGGGCATTGTCTGAATACATAATTTTAACTGCATATAATCATTCAGCAAATAAGAAAGCAAAGGGG GCGTCGGCCGCTGCAcccaatttttcgaaaaaagaTGTGCCTTGTGCCTCGGTCAATAATGTGAATAAAATATCACAATCGGAGTATGCAAACTTGAAGCCAATACAGAAGGCATTGAATAAACTTAAACTGACTTGTACAGATTTGACGGCGGCAGAAAACCAGTATTATCAGTTGTTCAAACGAGAcgaaaactttaaaaggagaTTTCCTGAACAA CACAGAGAACTGCAAGTTTTCATGACAGATCCTGAAGAATGTGCTATAGCTTCTTACAAAGCTTTGTATTATGCTCTGAGAAGGTTACAAAAAACTGATTCCTTATATAGAGAGGCGTGGGAGGAATTcttttttcttataacatccGAACAACAATTTATTATTGCAGAAAGCTGTGGCAAA CTTACCAAGACCGTTTATAACAAACATAGCGATACTATGGTGATTCCACGCAAATCATACGAAGAGCTTCAAAATGAACTCGTGGAGAAAATTAAACAGATCGACGAATTGACAtcaag ATTAAGCAAGTTTGCTAGCCAGCAGCTGACGGCGGGCAATCCTAACATAGCAGACCTGAGTGACAAGCATCGGCCTACAAAGATTGGCGAGTTCTACAGTGAGCTGTACGACAACGAGTGGTCGGAGGCGTTCGAAGTGATCAAACCCCTGGTATACCCTAACGCTACTGAGGATCCAGACACCGAGTATTTTGAAGAAGTCCTCCGGATtctaaaaactattttaatg GCTGCGTATGAGTTTTCTGCTGAGAGAACAGAAAAACATCTCGAAGACATTAAACTAACATTACTTGGAACTATAACGGACCAG GAAAAAGATAAAGCAAAAGGAACAGAGTACGACCGGTTTGTGACTGAACACGCCATGAAGTACAGGAAGGAGGCAGCGGCTTACGCCATCAAAGTGGCCTCAAAG gCGTTCAAACGGGATGGTTTGCAGAAATTCTTAAAGCAGAAATCGGAGGATCCCAAATTACTTGCTTACGTCGACAAATGCGTCGAACTAACATGGTATATGCGCATTCAAGATCCACCAATGCACTTACATTGTCTTCAAGAAAAGGAAACAATTTCTAAAGCTGAGTTTGCATTTCACGGACGAAAGGGGAAAACCACTTTGGTGTGTGTTTGGCCCGCCCTGCTCCTCTTTGAAGGTGGTCATTTGGTGACAAAAGGTCATGTTTTGCCAGAGGAGTAA